A DNA window from Impatiens glandulifera chromosome 7, dImpGla2.1, whole genome shotgun sequence contains the following coding sequences:
- the LOC124946180 gene encoding E3 ubiquitin-protein ligase At1g63170-like, with product MIIHCNRTTVSLPSPDDRRRSLGRNLAVRISRARWYSFLRRVFHYQNGSRSDLGSNPFDSGSWMVMELLGMIVQLVVIVNTLFVSKDERPVWPMRIWLAGYGGGCGFSLIVLYFRYRILYRAVLSDEEQQRLAGEEEPRSMRLMINCRTCLDLFFAIWFVMGNIWVFDARVGSFRRAPKLHVLCISLLTWNAINYSFPFVLFVFLCCCVPLISTIVGYNMNTGSLVRGASEDQISKLMKWTFNNNKRFVDLEHGKSNLDNDHQIAECCICLAKYNDNEEIRQLPCSHIFHLKCVDQWLRITSSCPLCKQELDYK from the exons ATGATCATCCATTGCAATAGAACCACCGTCTCTCTCCCTTCCCCTGACGACCGGAGAAGGTCTCTTGGCCGGAATCTTGCAGTGAGGATATCGAGGGCTAGGTGGTATAGTTTTCTGAGAAGGGTTTTTCATTATCAGAATGGATCAAGGTCTGATCTTGGATCTAATCCGTTTGATTCTGGTTCTTGGATGGTGATGGAATTGTTAGGGATGATTGTTCAACTTGTTGTGATTGTAAATACTCTGTTTGTTTCTAAAGATGAAAGACCTGTTTGGCCTATGAGAATTTGGTTGGCTGGTTATGGCGGCGGCTGTGGGTTTAGTCTTATTGTTCTTTACTTTCGTTACCGGATTTTATATAGGGCTGTCCTTTCCGATGAAGAACAACAGAGACTCGCCGGAGAAGAAGAACCAAg gaGCATGAGATTAATGATCAATTGTCGAACATGTTTGGATTTGTTCTTTGCGATATGGTTCGTAATGGGCAACATTTGGGTGTTCGATGCTCGAGTTGGATCCTTTCGTCGAGCGCCAAAGCTCCACGTCCTCTGCATCTCCTTGCTTACATGGAACGCTATCAACTACTCTTTTCCCTTCGTTTTGTTTGTCTTTTTGTGTTGTTGTGTGCCTCTTATTAGTACCATAGTCGGATACAACATGAACACGGGTTCTCTTGTTCGAGGAGCGTCTGAAgaccaaatttcaaaattaatgaaatggacgtttaataataacaaacgaTTTGTTGATTTGGAGCATGGAAAATCGAATCTTGACAATGATCATCAAATTGCG GAATGTTGCATTTGTTTGGCCAAGTATAATGACAATGAGGAAATAAGGCAATTGCCATGTTCACACATATTTCACTTGAAGTGTGTTGATCAATGGCTGAGAATAACATCATCTTGTCCTCTTTGCAAACAAGAATTAGATTACAAATGA